One Novosphingobium sp. G106 DNA segment encodes these proteins:
- a CDS encoding cytochrome P450, which produces MLENQMADRPNHVPDAAVFDFDMFLDAGLLLDPHERVREILRDAPPVFWTPRNGGHWMIVGYAENYEASRNTETFSSELIPAEMIAMIRPLLPADVTHIPLPTPINLDPPSHTKFRAPLQAAFSPRAMMARKEEIRELANELIDQVIDRGSCDFIPDIAEPLPVQVFLKMLGLPLERLAEFRALVHEFLAPPTSPIDPILRMRKVADAMKDDIEARRTQPRDDLLSLLWASEIEGRPMTAELMEDFGVLLFIAGLDTVINGMGFGVRHLALHTDFQKALRANPKLIVDAAEELLRRYTFTVPTRRVAKDTEFAGWQMKVGERVQLFLPGGDLDPREFADPHTFDLGRENNVHIAFGVGPHRCLGSHLARIELQVIYEQMLARLPEFRLDPNQPAKFHAGNIIAIDSLPIRWD; this is translated from the coding sequence ATGTTGGAAAACCAGATGGCGGATCGCCCCAACCATGTCCCGGACGCCGCGGTATTCGATTTTGATATGTTCCTGGATGCCGGCCTCCTGTTGGACCCGCACGAACGCGTTCGCGAAATTCTGCGGGACGCTCCCCCGGTATTCTGGACGCCGCGAAACGGTGGACATTGGATGATCGTGGGCTACGCCGAGAACTATGAGGCTTCGCGCAATACCGAGACGTTCTCGAGCGAGCTTATTCCGGCTGAAATGATCGCGATGATCCGCCCCTTGTTGCCCGCCGACGTCACCCACATTCCGCTTCCGACGCCGATCAATCTTGACCCCCCGAGCCATACTAAATTTCGCGCCCCTTTGCAGGCCGCATTCTCGCCGCGCGCAATGATGGCTCGGAAGGAGGAAATCCGCGAGCTGGCCAATGAGCTTATCGATCAAGTGATCGACAGAGGGTCTTGCGATTTCATTCCCGATATCGCCGAACCCTTGCCGGTTCAGGTGTTTCTGAAGATGCTCGGGCTTCCCCTTGAGCGGCTCGCCGAATTTCGTGCGCTGGTCCACGAATTTCTTGCTCCCCCGACCTCGCCAATCGACCCCATCCTACGCATGCGCAAGGTCGCAGACGCGATGAAGGACGACATAGAAGCCCGCCGTACTCAGCCGAGAGACGATCTATTGAGTCTGCTCTGGGCGTCCGAGATCGAAGGCCGGCCGATGACCGCCGAATTGATGGAGGATTTCGGCGTTCTCCTGTTTATCGCTGGCCTGGATACGGTGATCAACGGCATGGGCTTCGGCGTCCGTCATCTCGCACTCCACACTGATTTTCAAAAGGCCTTGCGCGCCAATCCCAAACTGATTGTGGACGCGGCAGAGGAGTTGCTGCGTCGATACACATTTACCGTCCCGACGCGCCGAGTGGCCAAGGATACCGAGTTCGCTGGGTGGCAGATGAAGGTGGGTGAACGGGTCCAGCTCTTCCTTCCAGGTGGAGACCTCGATCCCCGAGAATTTGCCGATCCCCATACCTTCGACCTCGGTCGGGAAAATAATGTCCACATTGCATTCGGGGTTGGACCACATCGCTGCCTGGGCTCCCACCTTGCGCGAATCGAACTGCAAGTAATCTACGAGCAGATGCTAGCGCGCTTGCCCGAATTTCGTCTGGATCCCAACCAGCCCGCTAAAT